The Lentzea guizhouensis genome contains a region encoding:
- a CDS encoding carbohydrate ABC transporter permease: MARRNTAGYLAAFAVVGITVVPLLFVLLGGFRTTAQINSSPAGLPGPWVWDNYVEVATSPVFWRLLGNSALIAVIATTLAVVFGAMAAFALSRYAFRGREAFYTLFTLGLLFPLGVATLPLYLWLRQLGLLENPLGVAIPEAAFSLPITIVILRPFMHAIPAELEDAALLDGAAKLGFFWRILLPLSRPALSTVSVLAFVSSWNFFLLPLLVFNDSSNFTLPLGVAMFQSEHTQDTAKVLAFTALSMIPALTFFVLAERRMVGGLTGSVKG, translated from the coding sequence ATGGCACGTCGCAACACCGCCGGCTACCTCGCCGCGTTCGCCGTGGTGGGCATCACCGTGGTGCCGCTGCTGTTCGTGCTGCTGGGCGGTTTCCGCACCACGGCGCAGATCAACTCCTCACCGGCGGGGCTCCCAGGGCCGTGGGTGTGGGACAACTACGTCGAGGTGGCGACCTCGCCGGTGTTCTGGCGGCTGCTCGGCAACAGCGCGCTGATCGCCGTGATCGCCACGACCCTGGCGGTCGTGTTCGGCGCGATGGCGGCGTTCGCGTTGTCCCGCTACGCCTTCCGCGGCAGGGAGGCGTTCTACACGCTGTTCACGCTCGGCCTGCTGTTCCCGCTGGGCGTGGCGACGCTGCCGCTGTACCTGTGGCTGCGCCAGCTCGGGCTGCTGGAGAACCCGCTCGGTGTCGCGATCCCGGAGGCGGCGTTCTCGCTGCCGATCACGATCGTGATCCTGCGGCCGTTCATGCACGCCATCCCGGCCGAGCTGGAGGACGCCGCGCTGCTCGACGGCGCCGCCAAGCTCGGGTTCTTCTGGCGGATCCTGCTGCCGCTGTCGCGGCCGGCGCTCTCGACGGTGTCCGTGCTCGCGTTCGTCAGCAGCTGGAACTTCTTCCTGCTGCCACTGCTGGTGTTCAACGACTCCAGCAACTTCACGCTTCCCCTGGGCGTTGCGATGTTCCAGTCGGAACACACCCAGGACACCGCGAAGGTGCTCGCCTTCACCGCGTTGTCCATGATCCCGGCGCTCACGTTCTTCGTGCTCGCCGAACGCCGGATGGTCGGCGGTCTCACCGGCTCGGTGAAGGGCTGA
- a CDS encoding carbohydrate ABC transporter permease has protein sequence MLFTGFVLVPIGVAGVYSLYSWNGFGPLTDFVGLKNYVEALSGDVFQSAIGHNLIIASLSIIVQLPLSIGLALLLNRKLRGRAFLRMVVFAPYVLSEAVTAVIWLLMLQPGGFVDQVLRNVGLGGLVQQWLADPAIVLYTLFVVITWKYIGFGVILLLAGLQGVPSELREAAALDGATAWQTTRHVVLPLLGPTIRVWIFLSVIGSLQLFDLVWIMTLGGPANASTTMATYLIDHGFKRYEFGFGSAVAVILFIICFTFALFYQRFALRRDTEGALTRAVS, from the coding sequence GTGTTGTTCACCGGGTTCGTGCTGGTGCCGATCGGGGTGGCGGGGGTCTACAGCCTGTACTCCTGGAACGGCTTCGGCCCGCTGACCGATTTCGTCGGGCTGAAGAACTACGTCGAGGCGTTGTCCGGTGACGTGTTCCAGAGCGCCATCGGGCACAACCTGATCATCGCGTCGCTGTCGATCATCGTGCAGCTCCCGCTCAGCATCGGACTCGCGCTGCTGCTCAACCGGAAGCTGCGCGGCCGGGCGTTCCTGCGGATGGTGGTCTTCGCACCGTACGTGTTGTCGGAGGCCGTGACCGCGGTGATCTGGCTGCTGATGCTGCAGCCGGGCGGGTTCGTCGACCAGGTGCTGCGCAACGTCGGCCTCGGCGGGCTCGTGCAGCAGTGGCTGGCCGATCCCGCGATCGTGCTCTACACGCTGTTCGTGGTGATCACGTGGAAGTACATCGGGTTCGGTGTGATCCTGCTGCTGGCCGGGCTCCAGGGCGTGCCGTCGGAGCTGCGGGAGGCCGCCGCGCTCGACGGCGCGACCGCCTGGCAGACCACCCGGCACGTGGTGCTCCCGTTGCTGGGGCCCACGATCCGCGTGTGGATCTTCCTGTCGGTGATCGGGTCGCTGCAGCTGTTCGACCTGGTCTGGATCATGACGCTCGGTGGGCCCGCCAACGCGTCGACGACCATGGCGACCTACCTGATCGACCACGGGTTCAAGCGCTACGAGTTCGGCTTCGGCAGTGCGGTAGCGGTGATCCTGTTCATCATCTGCTTCACGTTCGCGTTGTTCTACCAGCGGTTCGCGTTGCGCCGGGACACCGAGGGCGCGTTGACCAGGGCGGTGAGCTGA
- a CDS encoding ABC transporter substrate-binding protein has product MRSVHKLSVALAAAATLVLAACSGGSGGDASADGPVTLTWWHNRTTEPMKSIWQQIADDFHKTHQDVSFTIEPIQNEQFQTKVPLALQGSTPPDIFQQWGGGGLASQLSSGKIADITQASSSWIGPLGQAAQGWQVKGKQYGVPYQMHAVGFWYRKDLFATAGVTSPPSTLDELNAAVAKLKAANLVPIAVGGKDRWPDAFYYNYFAIRQCSVDALKKAVEKTELTDPCFTKAGENLKAFIDTKPFQEGFVGTPAQQGAGSSAGLLATGKAAMELQGDWNPDVMQALTEDKDLDSKIGWFPFPSVPGGQGDPKAVLGGGDGFSCTSRAAKACTEFLGHLVSEEVQKKLAATGSGLPVHPNAVASLKTETHKEISKYVSDSPHLQFYFDIAFPTNVGQALNDAIANFFAGQGGPDTIVQSVTKAAAGNK; this is encoded by the coding sequence ATGCGTTCTGTGCACAAGTTGTCCGTCGCTCTCGCCGCAGCAGCGACACTCGTGCTGGCCGCGTGCAGCGGCGGCTCCGGCGGTGACGCATCCGCCGACGGTCCGGTCACGCTAACCTGGTGGCACAACCGGACCACCGAACCGATGAAGTCGATCTGGCAGCAGATCGCCGACGACTTCCACAAGACACACCAGGACGTGTCGTTCACGATCGAACCGATCCAGAACGAGCAGTTCCAGACGAAGGTGCCGCTCGCGCTGCAGGGCAGCACACCACCGGACATCTTCCAGCAGTGGGGTGGCGGTGGCCTCGCCTCGCAGCTGAGCTCCGGCAAGATCGCCGACATCACGCAGGCGTCCTCGAGCTGGATCGGCCCGCTCGGCCAGGCCGCGCAGGGCTGGCAGGTCAAGGGCAAGCAGTACGGTGTGCCGTACCAGATGCACGCGGTCGGGTTCTGGTACCGCAAGGACCTCTTCGCCACCGCGGGCGTCACCAGCCCGCCGTCCACGTTGGACGAGCTGAACGCGGCGGTGGCCAAGCTGAAGGCGGCGAACCTGGTGCCGATCGCGGTCGGCGGCAAGGACCGCTGGCCGGACGCCTTCTACTACAACTACTTCGCGATCCGGCAGTGTTCGGTCGATGCGCTGAAGAAGGCCGTGGAGAAGACCGAGCTGACCGACCCGTGCTTCACCAAGGCGGGCGAGAACCTCAAGGCGTTCATCGACACCAAGCCGTTCCAGGAGGGGTTCGTCGGCACGCCGGCCCAGCAGGGCGCCGGCAGCTCGGCGGGCCTGCTCGCCACCGGCAAGGCCGCCATGGAGCTGCAGGGCGACTGGAACCCGGACGTGATGCAGGCGTTGACCGAGGACAAGGACCTGGACTCGAAGATCGGCTGGTTCCCGTTCCCCTCGGTGCCGGGCGGTCAGGGCGACCCGAAGGCGGTTCTCGGTGGCGGTGACGGCTTCTCCTGCACCTCGCGGGCGGCCAAGGCGTGCACGGAGTTCCTGGGTCACCTCGTGAGCGAAGAGGTGCAGAAGAAGCTCGCCGCGACCGGGTCCGGTCTGCCGGTGCACCCCAACGCGGTGGCGTCGCTGAAGACCGAGACGCACAAGGAGATCTCCAAGTACGTGTCGGACTCGCCGCACCTGCAGTTCTACTTCGACATCGCCTTCCCGACCAACGTCGGCCAGGCCCTGAACGACGCCATCGCCAACTTCTTCGCCGGCCAGGGTGGTCCTGACACCATCGTGCAGTCGGTGACCAAGGCAGCCGCCGGGAACAAATGA
- a CDS encoding LacI family DNA-binding transcriptional regulator — MPPRSRVTIRDVAAQAGVSVATVSKVLNQRYGVSADTFARVTAVIKELGYEASLVAQSLRNHRTNVIGILVADIEPFSTELLKGAADAIRGTGFELVVYSAGGRTGDPQGWERRYLSRLSGTLVDGAVLVTPAVDLEGLPGTPVVAVDPHTGRAALPTVDSDNLTGGRLATEHLLALGHRRIALLTGRADLKSAQQRETGYRRALAGAGVDVDEDLIRRGDYDHDVAAASARELLTGPDRPTAVFAANDITAIATIETAVALGMRVPEDLSVVGFDNIPESALCTPALTTVQQPIREMGHRAVTLLVRLINGETPDNTHITLGTELIARHSTRALSS; from the coding sequence GTGCCTCCACGCTCCCGTGTCACGATCCGCGACGTCGCCGCTCAGGCAGGCGTCTCGGTGGCCACCGTGTCCAAGGTCCTCAACCAGCGCTACGGCGTCTCCGCCGACACGTTCGCGCGGGTGACGGCGGTGATCAAGGAGCTCGGCTACGAGGCGAGCCTGGTCGCGCAGAGCCTCCGCAACCACCGCACGAACGTCATCGGCATCCTCGTCGCCGACATCGAGCCGTTCAGCACCGAGCTGCTCAAGGGTGCGGCGGACGCCATCCGCGGCACCGGTTTCGAGCTCGTCGTCTACTCGGCGGGCGGCCGGACCGGTGACCCGCAGGGCTGGGAACGCCGCTACCTCAGCAGGTTGAGCGGCACCCTGGTCGACGGCGCCGTGCTCGTCACGCCCGCGGTCGACCTGGAAGGCCTGCCGGGAACGCCGGTGGTGGCGGTCGACCCGCACACCGGCCGCGCGGCGCTGCCCACCGTCGACTCCGACAACCTGACCGGTGGCAGGCTCGCGACCGAGCACCTGCTCGCGCTCGGCCACCGGCGGATCGCGCTGCTCACCGGCCGCGCGGACCTGAAGTCGGCCCAGCAACGCGAGACCGGCTACCGCAGGGCGCTCGCCGGTGCGGGCGTCGACGTGGACGAGGACCTGATCCGGCGCGGTGACTACGACCACGACGTGGCCGCGGCGTCCGCGCGCGAGCTGCTCACCGGGCCGGACCGGCCCACGGCCGTGTTCGCCGCCAACGACATCACCGCGATCGCGACCATCGAGACCGCTGTCGCGCTGGGGATGCGCGTGCCGGAGGACCTGTCGGTGGTCGGCTTCGACAACATCCCCGAGTCCGCGCTGTGCACGCCCGCGCTGACCACGGTGCAGCAGCCGATCCGCGAGATGGGCCACCGGGCGGTCACGCTGCTGGTGCGGCTCATCAACGGCGAGACCCCGGACAACACGCACATCACGCTCGGCACCGAGCTGATCGCACGGCACTCCACCCGAGCGCTGTCCTCCTGA
- a CDS encoding beta-glucosidase produces MTTEATTPAELWRDPRAAVDDRVSDLVARMSLPEKIAQLQGVWVGIDSAGEMAPHQHDLIVEPPDFDELTRHGIGQLTRVFGTRPIAPEVGAHSLARSQRQIIASTRFGIPAMVHEECLTGLAAWQATAYPSPLCWGASFEPDLVRRMTSLIGRSMRRLGVHQGLAPVLDVARDLRWGRVEETIAEDPHLVGTIGAAYVAGLESAGIVATLKHFAGYSASRAGRNLAPVSIGPRELADVILPPFEMALHAGARSVMNSYTDNDGVPVAADPAMLTDLLRNRFGFTGTVVADYFAVPFLYRLHAVAVDRADAAAQALFAGIDVELPTVDCYGEPLLNAVSAGDVDEALVDRALVRVLRQKFELGLLDPDFSPEPDNDANVDLDDDESRAVARELAERSIVLLHNDGVLPLTERRRLAVVGPRAHDPGAMLGCYSFPLHVGKHHPEVPMGIDVPTVLDALSSVHDVEYAPGCTVVGGTDSDLLAAVEAASRAEVCVAVLGDEAGLFGGGTSGEGCDAADLRLPGRQEELLEALIATGTPVVLVLLSGRPYELSRQIDRLAAVVAGFYPGEEGATAVSKVLSGQVNPSGRLPVSFPAAGASQPSTYLTAPLGARSDVSTVDPTPLFPFGHGLSYAPATWVSVEGDTGDWPTDGTTRVVTTLRNDTSRATTEVVQIYLHDPVAEVARPVQQLVGALKVDLEPGQTRTVTAVLHADLTAYTGRAGRRQVDPGAVELRVGRSSADVHTAVGLTVTGERRYVGFDRVFTPTFEVSS; encoded by the coding sequence GTGACGACCGAAGCCACCACCCCGGCAGAGCTCTGGCGCGACCCGCGCGCCGCCGTCGACGACCGCGTCAGCGACCTCGTGGCGAGGATGAGCCTGCCGGAGAAGATCGCGCAGCTGCAGGGCGTCTGGGTCGGCATCGACTCGGCCGGCGAGATGGCGCCGCACCAGCACGACCTGATCGTGGAGCCGCCGGACTTCGACGAGCTGACCCGCCACGGCATCGGCCAGCTGACCCGCGTGTTCGGCACCCGGCCGATCGCGCCGGAGGTGGGCGCGCACAGCCTCGCCCGCAGCCAGCGGCAGATCATCGCGAGCACCCGGTTCGGCATCCCGGCGATGGTGCACGAGGAGTGCCTCACCGGTCTGGCCGCGTGGCAGGCGACCGCGTACCCGTCACCGCTGTGCTGGGGCGCGTCGTTCGAGCCGGACCTGGTGCGGCGCATGACGTCGCTGATCGGCCGGTCGATGCGCAGGCTCGGCGTGCACCAGGGTCTCGCTCCCGTCCTCGACGTCGCGCGCGACCTGCGGTGGGGCCGCGTCGAGGAGACCATCGCCGAGGACCCGCACCTGGTCGGCACGATCGGCGCCGCCTACGTCGCGGGCCTGGAGTCGGCCGGGATCGTGGCGACGCTGAAGCACTTCGCGGGTTACTCGGCGTCCAGGGCGGGCCGCAACCTCGCCCCGGTGTCGATCGGCCCGCGCGAGCTCGCGGACGTGATCCTGCCGCCGTTCGAGATGGCCCTGCACGCGGGCGCGCGCTCGGTGATGAACTCCTACACCGACAACGACGGCGTGCCGGTGGCGGCCGATCCGGCGATGCTGACCGACCTGCTGCGCAACCGCTTCGGCTTCACCGGGACGGTGGTCGCGGACTACTTCGCGGTGCCGTTCCTGTACCGGTTGCACGCCGTCGCGGTCGACCGCGCGGACGCCGCCGCCCAGGCGTTGTTCGCGGGCATCGACGTCGAACTGCCCACTGTGGACTGCTACGGCGAGCCGTTGCTGAACGCGGTCTCCGCCGGTGACGTCGACGAGGCGCTCGTGGACCGCGCGCTCGTGCGGGTGCTGCGGCAGAAGTTCGAGCTGGGCCTGCTCGACCCGGACTTCTCCCCCGAGCCTGACAACGATGCCAACGTCGACCTGGACGACGACGAGTCCCGCGCGGTCGCCCGTGAGCTGGCGGAACGCTCGATCGTCCTGCTGCACAACGACGGTGTGCTCCCGCTGACCGAACGCCGCCGTCTCGCCGTGGTCGGCCCACGCGCGCACGACCCCGGTGCGATGCTGGGCTGCTACTCGTTCCCGTTGCACGTCGGCAAGCACCACCCGGAGGTGCCGATGGGCATCGACGTGCCGACGGTGCTGGACGCGCTGAGCTCGGTGCACGACGTGGAGTACGCCCCCGGCTGCACGGTCGTCGGCGGCACCGACTCCGACCTGCTCGCCGCCGTCGAGGCCGCCAGCCGCGCCGAGGTCTGCGTCGCGGTGCTGGGCGACGAGGCGGGCCTGTTCGGTGGCGGCACGTCCGGTGAGGGTTGCGACGCCGCCGACCTGAGGCTGCCCGGCCGCCAGGAGGAGCTGCTCGAAGCACTCATCGCCACCGGCACCCCGGTCGTGCTGGTGCTGCTGTCGGGCCGCCCGTACGAGCTGTCCCGCCAGATCGACCGCCTGGCCGCGGTCGTGGCGGGCTTCTACCCCGGTGAGGAGGGCGCCACGGCGGTGTCGAAGGTCCTCAGTGGACAGGTCAACCCGTCCGGCCGCCTGCCGGTCAGCTTCCCGGCCGCCGGTGCCAGCCAGCCGTCGACCTACCTGACCGCACCGCTCGGCGCGCGCAGCGACGTGAGCACGGTCGACCCGACCCCGCTCTTCCCGTTCGGCCACGGCCTGTCCTACGCGCCCGCCACCTGGGTGTCGGTCGAGGGCGACACGGGCGACTGGCCCACCGACGGCACCACCCGCGTGGTCACCACGCTGCGCAACGACACCTCCCGCGCCACCACCGAGGTCGTGCAGATCTACCTGCACGACCCGGTGGCCGAGGTGGCCCGCCCGGTCCAGCAGCTGGTGGGTGCGCTGAAGGTCGACCTGGAACCCGGCCAGACCCGGACCGTCACGGCGGTGCTGCACGCCGACCTGACCGCGTACACCGGTAGGGCCGGCCGGCGCCAGGTGGATCCGGGGGCGGTCGAGCTGCGGGTGGGGCGGTCGAGTGCGGACGTCCACACGGCGGTGGGGCTGACGGTGACCGGGGAGCGCCGGTACGTCGGGTTCGACCGGGTGTTCACGCCAACCTTCGAGGTGAGCTCGTAG
- a CDS encoding glycoside hydrolase family 6 protein yields the protein MRNGARTAGAAIVTLVAALGITTAGITTPAGAAASPFYVDPNTGAARWVAANPGDSRAAVIRDRIASVPQARWYTTTNTGTVRSEVDSFVGAAAAAGKIPILVVYNIPNRDCGGASGGGAPSHDAYRAWVDQVAAGLAGRPATIVLEPDVLPIMTNCQSVDQQNQTKASMAYAGKKLKSGSSQAKVYFDIGHSAWLSPGEAANRLRAADISTSADGISTNVSNYRWTADEVNFAKAVLNAVGDSRLKAVVDTSRNGNGPAGSEWCDPAGRAIGTPSTDQTGDAQIAAFLWVKLPGEADGCIAGAGQFVPQRAYDLAIAAGTTPTPPTPGTCKATHKVVSTWNGGYTGEIVIANGTTAASSWTFTFSAPGVTVVQGWNGTWTDTGDAVRVVNAAWNGALPAGGTMTIGYNANYGSGTPPFSGATLNGVACG from the coding sequence ATGCGCAACGGAGCACGTACTGCCGGCGCCGCGATCGTCACGCTCGTCGCGGCACTGGGCATCACCACTGCGGGCATCACCACACCGGCGGGCGCGGCGGCATCGCCGTTCTACGTCGACCCGAACACCGGTGCGGCCAGGTGGGTCGCCGCCAACCCCGGTGACTCGCGTGCGGCGGTGATCCGCGACCGGATCGCGTCGGTGCCGCAGGCGCGCTGGTACACCACCACCAACACCGGCACGGTCCGGTCCGAAGTGGACTCGTTCGTCGGTGCGGCGGCCGCGGCGGGCAAGATCCCGATCCTGGTGGTGTACAACATCCCCAACCGCGACTGCGGCGGGGCGAGCGGCGGTGGCGCGCCTTCGCACGACGCGTACCGGGCGTGGGTGGACCAGGTGGCGGCGGGACTGGCGGGCCGGCCGGCGACGATCGTGCTGGAACCCGATGTCCTGCCGATCATGACGAACTGCCAGAGCGTGGACCAGCAGAACCAGACCAAGGCCTCGATGGCCTACGCGGGCAAGAAGCTGAAGTCCGGTTCCTCCCAGGCGAAGGTCTACTTCGACATCGGCCACAGCGCGTGGCTGTCACCTGGCGAAGCAGCCAACCGGTTGCGGGCGGCGGACATCTCCACCAGCGCCGACGGCATCTCCACCAACGTGTCGAACTACCGCTGGACCGCCGACGAGGTGAACTTCGCCAAGGCCGTGCTGAACGCGGTCGGCGACAGCCGGTTGAAGGCCGTGGTCGACACCAGCCGCAACGGCAACGGCCCGGCGGGCAGCGAGTGGTGCGACCCGGCCGGCCGCGCGATCGGCACGCCCAGCACCGACCAGACCGGCGACGCCCAGATCGCCGCGTTCCTGTGGGTGAAGCTGCCCGGCGAGGCCGACGGCTGCATCGCCGGAGCGGGTCAGTTCGTCCCGCAACGCGCCTACGACCTCGCGATCGCCGCCGGCACCACCCCGACCCCGCCGACGCCCGGCACGTGCAAGGCCACGCACAAGGTGGTCAGCACCTGGAACGGCGGCTACACCGGCGAGATCGTCATCGCGAACGGCACCACCGCGGCGAGCAGCTGGACGTTCACCTTCTCCGCGCCGGGCGTGACGGTGGTGCAGGGGTGGAACGGGACGTGGACCGACACCGGTGACGCCGTGCGGGTCGTGAACGCGGCGTGGAACGGGGCGCTGCCCGCGGGCGGGACCATGACGATCGGTTACAACGCGAACTACGGCAGTGGCACGCCGCCGTTCTCGGGTGCGACGCTGAACGGCGTGGCCTGCGGCTGA
- a CDS encoding pyridoxal-phosphate dependent enzyme yields the protein MDHHIADTLSRPALVRLDPHTTCLRFETMKVASALAAVRHLLECGTVGAGDTLVDSSSGIYAHALALACHRHGLHCHIVASTTVDKTLRAQLEILGATVEPMPATASLKLDQSRRVARVREILRDNPRHHWMRQYHDDVHYLGYRPIADVVRAELGPVPLTVVGGVGTGASTGALAKFLRETSPDVELVGVQPFDSVTFGSEHVHDPEIIIAGIGSSIPFGNVDHTLYDTVHWVGFDAALSGAVALLREHAIFAGLSAGAAYLAARWEQRVEPDRQVVLLAPDTGHRYVDAAYSRHEQALPLEELEPHEISALADMDLPWSRMHWNRADAPPAASVAPAVPVAS from the coding sequence GTGGACCACCACATCGCCGACACACTCAGCCGACCCGCCCTGGTACGCCTCGACCCCCACACCACCTGCCTGCGCTTCGAGACCATGAAGGTCGCCTCCGCACTGGCCGCCGTCCGGCACCTGCTGGAGTGCGGCACCGTCGGCGCCGGCGACACGCTCGTCGACAGCTCCAGCGGCATCTACGCCCACGCACTGGCGCTGGCCTGTCACCGGCACGGCCTGCACTGCCACATCGTCGCCTCCACCACCGTGGACAAGACGTTGCGCGCCCAGCTGGAGATCCTCGGCGCGACCGTGGAACCCATGCCCGCCACCGCGAGCCTGAAGCTCGACCAGAGCCGGCGGGTCGCGCGGGTGCGGGAGATCCTGCGCGACAACCCGCGCCACCACTGGATGCGGCAGTACCACGACGACGTGCACTACCTCGGGTACCGGCCGATCGCCGACGTGGTGCGCGCCGAGCTCGGTCCGGTGCCGCTGACGGTCGTCGGCGGGGTGGGGACCGGCGCGTCGACCGGGGCGCTGGCGAAGTTCCTGCGGGAGACCTCGCCGGACGTGGAGCTCGTCGGCGTGCAACCGTTCGACAGCGTGACGTTCGGCAGCGAGCACGTGCACGACCCGGAGATCATCATCGCCGGGATCGGCAGCTCGATCCCGTTCGGCAACGTCGACCACACGCTGTACGACACCGTGCACTGGGTCGGGTTCGACGCGGCGCTGTCAGGCGCGGTGGCGTTGCTGCGCGAGCACGCGATCTTCGCCGGGTTGTCGGCGGGCGCGGCCTACCTGGCGGCGCGCTGGGAGCAGCGGGTCGAGCCGGACCGGCAGGTCGTGCTGCTGGCACCGGACACCGGGCACCGGTACGTCGACGCGGCCTACTCGCGGCACGAGCAGGCGTTACCGCTGGAGGAGCTGGAGCCGCACGAGATCTCGGCGCTGGCCGACATGGACCTGCCGTGGTCGCGGATGCACTGGAACCGCGCCGACGCCCCGCCGGCCGCCTCGGTGGCGCCGGCGGTTCCGGTCGCGTCCTGA
- a CDS encoding Rossmann-like domain-containing protein, with product MTTVDGLVAEVLANRHGPDPGTVVATSVFWVHHGTRLAGGDTTYRNQYVLVRIGTAFGACAFAEGEADPAVCANYSGAPVASLLTEAPAPVRVAALDAYLASVRPHRTSDAERVVLPVGTPEERARARDAAVAGLLDVSPGAKVALIGVVNPLVAAIRERGAECLPCDLSLRTTQWGDPVTPDMRDVLDVADAVVATGMTIGNGTFDEILRTCRTREIPLVVYAQTASAVARQFLGEGVTALSAEPFPFSQFSADETALYRYRART from the coding sequence GTGACCACTGTGGATGGTTTGGTCGCCGAGGTGCTCGCGAACAGGCACGGGCCTGATCCGGGCACCGTGGTGGCGACCAGTGTGTTCTGGGTGCACCACGGCACCCGGCTGGCCGGCGGTGACACCACCTACCGCAACCAGTACGTGCTGGTGCGGATCGGCACGGCGTTCGGGGCCTGCGCGTTCGCCGAGGGCGAGGCCGACCCGGCGGTGTGCGCGAACTACAGCGGCGCGCCGGTGGCCTCGTTGCTGACCGAGGCACCGGCCCCGGTGCGGGTCGCGGCGCTGGACGCGTACCTCGCCTCGGTCCGTCCACATCGGACCTCGGACGCGGAACGGGTCGTGCTTCCGGTCGGCACGCCGGAGGAACGGGCCCGTGCCCGGGACGCGGCGGTCGCGGGGCTGCTGGACGTCTCGCCGGGCGCCAAGGTCGCGTTGATCGGGGTGGTGAACCCGCTGGTGGCGGCGATCCGGGAGCGCGGGGCCGAGTGCCTGCCGTGCGACCTGTCGTTGCGCACGACCCAGTGGGGCGACCCGGTGACCCCGGACATGCGCGACGTGCTCGACGTGGCTGACGCGGTCGTGGCCACCGGCATGACGATCGGCAACGGCACGTTCGACGAGATCCTGCGCACCTGCCGTACGCGGGAGATACCGCTGGTGGTCTACGCGCAGACCGCCAGTGCCGTCGCCCGGCAGTTCCTGGGCGAAGGGGTGACCGCGCTGTCCGCGGAACCCTTCCCGTTCTCCCAGTTCAGCGCCGACGAGACAGCCCTGTACCGCTACCGAGCCCGGACGTGA
- a CDS encoding ABC transporter ATP-binding protein: protein MRIEAEHLSWGVPGKVIVRDVELVVAPGETVGLIGPNGSGKSSLLRCLAGLRTPVAGTVRWNGTDVASRNPRERALRLAFVEQTADTDSDLRVADVVMLGRTAHRSRWRGPDAHDREVVEAALTRLDLGALADRPWKQLSGGERQRTHLARALAQETAALLLDEPTNHLDVRHQLELMELVSGTPQTVVVALHDLAQAARYCDRLVLMHGGSLVAQGSATEVLTAPLLREVFEVDAEIGRDSLGHLAVGYREPAR, encoded by the coding sequence GTGAGGATCGAGGCGGAACACCTGAGCTGGGGTGTCCCCGGCAAGGTCATCGTGCGGGACGTGGAGCTGGTCGTCGCGCCCGGCGAGACCGTGGGCTTGATCGGTCCCAACGGTTCCGGCAAGTCGTCGTTGTTGCGCTGCCTGGCCGGGTTGCGCACGCCGGTCGCCGGGACCGTGCGCTGGAACGGCACCGACGTGGCGTCGCGCAACCCCCGGGAACGCGCGCTGCGGCTGGCTTTCGTCGAGCAGACCGCCGACACCGACAGCGACCTGCGGGTCGCCGACGTCGTGATGCTTGGCCGCACCGCGCACCGGTCGCGCTGGCGCGGCCCGGACGCGCACGACCGGGAGGTCGTCGAGGCCGCGCTGACCCGGCTCGACCTGGGCGCGCTGGCCGACCGGCCGTGGAAGCAGCTGTCCGGCGGCGAACGCCAGCGCACCCACCTGGCCCGCGCGCTCGCCCAGGAGACGGCCGCGTTGCTGCTCGACGAGCCCACCAACCACCTGGACGTCCGGCACCAGCTGGAGCTGATGGAACTGGTCAGCGGCACCCCGCAGACCGTCGTGGTGGCGTTGCACGACCTCGCCCAGGCCGCCAGGTACTGCGACCGGCTGGTGCTGATGCACGGCGGCAGCCTGGTGGCGCAGGGCTCCGCCACCGAGGTGCTGACCGCGCCGTTGTTGCGTGAAGTGTTCGAAGTGGACGCCGAGATCGGTCGCGACAGCCTGGGACACCTGGCCGTCGGCTATCGCGAACCGGCTCGCTGA